Proteins co-encoded in one Candidatus Poribacteria bacterium genomic window:
- a CDS encoding DUF1080 domain-containing protein yields MKQLNVQCLCICICFAFILAIHPALAIRYEFDSEKEIADWELGPQATAKVKDGMLELTVAGGQNSGIYFGEDNWSDYRMEVKARKLVGPYFHLFARVQEPAVDFYFMEISYNSHTTSLFMFSGGAANEITGGPRPKRPDSKDAKGGDSYTIVFETEGETLRTYIDGKLMVENQDKTYDKGRPGLGGRDSTVLYEYVEINGEGIPPTAVEPVDKLATMWGELKGR; encoded by the coding sequence ATGAAGCAGCTAAACGTTCAGTGCCTTTGTATATGTATCTGTTTCGCTTTCATATTAGCGATACACCCAGCATTAGCGATTCGTTACGAGTTTGATAGCGAGAAGGAGATTGCGGATTGGGAACTCGGGCCGCAGGCGACAGCGAAGGTCAAAGATGGTATGCTTGAACTTACTGTTGCCGGTGGGCAGAATTCGGGTATCTATTTCGGCGAAGATAACTGGAGTGATTACCGGATGGAAGTCAAAGCCCGGAAACTGGTTGGTCCCTATTTCCACCTGTTCGCACGGGTGCAGGAACCGGCAGTAGATTTCTATTTCATGGAAATCAGTTATAACTCGCATACCACTTCTCTGTTCATGTTTAGTGGTGGCGCTGCAAATGAGATTACGGGCGGTCCCCGCCCGAAACGTCCTGATTCAAAGGACGCCAAAGGTGGCGATTCCTATACCATTGTTTTTGAAACGGAAGGGGAAACCCTCAGAACCTACATTGATGGGAAATTGATGGTTGAAAACCAGGATAAGACCTACGATAAAGGTCGTCCGGGTTTAGGGGGCAGGGATTCAACTGTCCTCTATGAGTACGTAGAAATTAACGGTGAAGGTATCCCGCCGACAGCCGTTGAACCCGTTGACAAGTTAGCAACTATGTGGGGTGAATTGAAAGGTAGATAA
- a CDS encoding LamG domain-containing protein, protein MRQFVCFFAVAVFLISCLLAHAADPDKDLLIYIPFDEGEGNKAGDVGPNGFTGDIKNAKWVEGVVGQALHFNNGSVNFDPLKIDQPKEMTIEFWFKPDEKIEGGNRIDLLYRLNGGGRPHITFNRGGILFGFYFATQGVELPIHTTYDVFEPEWYYFVGSQSKQIAWMYINGELDAEAKAGGDARMDFGTQGMCIAASQGNGNFFNGVIDEFKMWSVALTAEEVKANMEKALAVEADGKLTTTWGKLKSDL, encoded by the coding sequence ATGAGACAATTTGTTTGTTTTTTCGCAGTAGCAGTATTCTTGATAAGTTGTCTGCTCGCGCATGCAGCGGATCCAGACAAAGATTTACTAATCTACATACCTTTTGATGAAGGAGAGGGAAATAAGGCAGGCGATGTCGGACCTAACGGTTTCACAGGCGACATCAAGAACGCGAAATGGGTAGAGGGGGTCGTCGGGCAAGCACTCCATTTTAACAATGGAAGCGTTAACTTTGATCCGCTCAAAATTGATCAACCGAAAGAAATGACGATTGAGTTTTGGTTCAAACCCGACGAGAAAATTGAGGGTGGTAACCGTATTGATCTGCTATATCGTTTGAATGGTGGCGGACGACCGCATATTACGTTCAACCGTGGCGGCATTTTGTTCGGCTTCTATTTTGCAACGCAAGGCGTAGAATTGCCGATACACACGACTTATGATGTGTTTGAACCGGAGTGGTACTACTTTGTCGGGTCACAGAGCAAACAGATCGCATGGATGTATATTAACGGAGAGCTTGATGCCGAGGCGAAAGCCGGTGGAGATGCACGTATGGATTTCGGAACCCAAGGGATGTGCATCGCAGCGAGTCAAGGCAACGGCAATTTCTTCAACGGTGTCATTGATGAATTTAAGATGTGGAGTGTTGCTCTCACAGCGGAGGAGGTCAAAGCCAACATGGAAAAAGCCCTCGCTGTGGAAGCGGATGGCAAATTAACGACAACTTGGGGCAAACTCAAGTCGGATTTATAG